In one window of Desulfonatronospira thiodismutans ASO3-1 DNA:
- a CDS encoding PilZ domain-containing protein, which yields MPDQDMRKRSRVELQLSVSIQQNDVHGLLKTSNLSLKGLLADYHPDFTVNEPCELVIHLSSGLEIGITGIVVYSSPERGTAVDFVQMDEESFYHLLNVVRLYSTDPDQVERELLTPAFDSSTLEQLKNSYRGH from the coding sequence ATGCCTGACCAGGATATGCGCAAACGAAGCCGCGTCGAACTTCAGCTTTCGGTGAGTATCCAGCAAAATGACGTGCATGGCTTATTAAAGACCAGCAACCTGAGCCTCAAGGGTCTTCTGGCTGATTACCATCCGGATTTCACCGTCAATGAACCCTGTGAGCTGGTTATACATCTAAGCTCCGGCCTGGAGATCGGCATAACCGGGATAGTAGTCTACTCCAGTCCGGAGCGGGGCACTGCCGTGGATTTCGTCCAGATGGACGAGGAAAGCTTTTACCACCTGCTGAACGTGGTCCGCCTGTATTCCACTGACCCGGACCAGGTGGAAAGGGAACTGCTCACTCCGGCCTTTGACAGTTCCACCCTGGAGCAGCTCAAAAACAGCTACCGCGGGCATTAG
- a CDS encoding two-component system sensor histidine kinase NtrB: protein MDIRLDRKEVSTALVFGLIFVLLGAGLFFLTWQNLRQQQEQVREHMALSAQSIGRGIEANLYRGAMRGMGGRRWADEQDFIPAAEDLLKELMQDGDVVFLGLYGPEGEEFYASRDILPVDFRPGPEMLEKASREVWNAELVLDGQQVFVQGFPSRRMGHMRGRMLQENDPGNGYGSLFIALDMSGHLEAYSGYKRTISVQAVFTFTALFIIGLLAWGYVRKKEQGRQFVRLSSFHSRLLDNMPDGLISVNSRMEITAANPAAQELLDQNRNIVGSSLSEVLPLEIDLEQRSGWHELEMGNRSIEVLILPIGEEEDFLVLLRDRTRMRELESSLEHSRRLAAVGRFAAGLAHEIRNPLSSLKGFAQYFQQKFSGEEPASEYARTMVSEADRLNRVINDLMYLARPRSLQRVELNLADLFQEVRTLLEMDLRSGSVQLILEPGEVEVKADRDLIKQAVLNLVLNSLQASRQGGEISLRATREKDRVRIEVQDRGCGMDAATREKALEPFFSAREKGSGLGLAIVHRIVQDHGGEIEIDSMEGKGTRVALLLPDTSDG from the coding sequence GTGGATATACGTCTGGACCGCAAAGAGGTCAGCACAGCCCTGGTTTTCGGGCTTATTTTTGTTTTGCTCGGTGCTGGGCTGTTTTTTCTTACCTGGCAGAACCTGCGCCAGCAGCAGGAACAGGTCCGGGAGCACATGGCCCTGAGTGCCCAGTCCATCGGTCGCGGTATAGAGGCCAATCTGTACCGGGGAGCAATGCGCGGGATGGGCGGCCGGAGGTGGGCCGACGAACAGGACTTTATTCCCGCTGCAGAGGATCTTTTAAAAGAACTGATGCAGGACGGGGATGTGGTTTTTCTGGGCCTTTATGGACCGGAAGGGGAGGAATTTTATGCCAGCCGCGATATCCTGCCGGTGGATTTCAGGCCCGGGCCGGAGATGCTTGAGAAGGCATCCAGGGAGGTATGGAATGCTGAACTGGTGCTTGACGGACAGCAGGTTTTTGTTCAGGGCTTTCCCTCCAGGCGAATGGGGCATATGAGAGGCCGGATGCTTCAGGAAAATGATCCGGGCAATGGTTATGGGAGCCTTTTTATCGCCTTGGATATGTCCGGGCACCTGGAGGCCTACAGCGGATACAAAAGAACCATATCAGTTCAGGCCGTTTTTACCTTTACTGCTTTGTTCATAATTGGACTGCTGGCCTGGGGGTATGTGCGAAAAAAGGAGCAGGGCAGACAGTTTGTACGCCTGAGCAGCTTTCATTCCAGGCTGTTGGACAACATGCCGGACGGACTTATAAGCGTAAATTCCCGGATGGAGATCACCGCAGCTAATCCAGCCGCCCAGGAACTTCTGGACCAGAATAGAAATATTGTAGGCAGCAGCCTGAGCGAGGTCCTGCCCCTGGAAATCGACCTGGAGCAAAGATCAGGCTGGCATGAGCTGGAGATGGGGAACAGGAGCATAGAGGTGCTGATACTGCCCATTGGGGAGGAAGAGGATTTTCTGGTTCTGCTCCGGGACAGGACCCGTATGCGCGAACTGGAAAGCAGTCTGGAGCATTCCAGGCGTCTGGCCGCGGTGGGGCGGTTTGCAGCCGGGCTGGCTCACGAGATACGCAATCCCTTGAGCTCGCTTAAGGGCTTTGCCCAGTATTTTCAGCAGAAATTTTCCGGAGAGGAACCTGCATCCGAGTATGCCCGGACCATGGTGTCCGAGGCGGACCGCCTGAACCGGGTGATAAATGATCTTATGTACCTGGCCCGGCCCAGGTCCCTGCAAAGGGTAGAGTTGAACCTGGCAGATCTTTTTCAGGAGGTTCGGACGCTACTGGAAATGGACCTGAGATCCGGAAGTGTTCAGCTAATTCTTGAGCCGGGTGAAGTAGAAGTAAAGGCTGACAGGGATCTTATCAAGCAGGCGGTTTTGAACCTGGTGCTGAACAGCCTGCAGGCTTCCAGGCAGGGCGGGGAGATAAGTCTTAGGGCCACCCGGGAAAAGGACCGGGTACGCATTGAGGTACAGGACCGGGGTTGCGGTATGGACGCCGCCACCCGGGAAAAGGCTCTGGAGCCATTTTTTTCCGCCCGGGAAAAGGGCAGCGGGCTGGGGCTGGCCATAGTGCACAGGATTGTCCAGGATCACGGCGGCGAAATCGAAATTGATTCCATGGAAGGCAAGGGGACCAGGGTTGCCCTGCTTCTGCCGGATACAAGCGATGGATAA
- a CDS encoding acyl-CoA thioesterase has product MKPVTDFPSPETRHPHRVSYGETDAMGVVYYSNYLHWFEKARSTYIRERGIGYTEIEARGVYMPVTEAWCKYLHPCRFDELIYIRAAICDWGKASFSFKYEVLGPDQDRVHTLGRTEHVCMGSNGRPVRVPAWLKEMCMDRPTEARG; this is encoded by the coding sequence GTGAAGCCCGTCACTGACTTTCCCTCCCCTGAAACCAGGCATCCCCACCGGGTCTCCTACGGCGAGACAGATGCCATGGGTGTGGTCTACTACTCCAATTACCTGCACTGGTTTGAAAAGGCCCGCAGTACATATATCCGGGAACGGGGCATAGGATACACCGAGATCGAGGCCAGGGGTGTGTATATGCCGGTGACCGAGGCCTGGTGCAAGTACCTGCATCCCTGCAGGTTCGACGAGTTGATATATATCCGGGCAGCCATCTGTGACTGGGGCAAGGCCTCTTTTTCATTTAAATACGAGGTGCTCGGCCCTGACCAGGACCGGGTGCACACCCTGGGGCGCACTGAACACGTGTGCATGGGGTCCAATGGACGTCCGGTACGTGTTCCTGCATGGCTCAAGGAGATGTGCATGGACAGGCCGACGGAGGCCAGAGGCTGA
- a CDS encoding cofactor-independent phosphoglycerate mutase, with the protein MTKVLLLVGDGMGDWPLDELGGKTPLEEADTPGMDFLAPISRVGLCQTIPENMPPGSDIANMTLLGYEPGRYHTGRGPIEAVAMGLETAEDDLVWRCNLVNVSDFSQSGTMLDYAAGHIGSREGAELMHGLQKELGSSEFSFHAGVQYRHILVQKKGLPGRAAGLDITPPHDLLDQSLAGDLEKYQGYPALWDLVRRAAEILQEGGNDTSARAIWPWGQGGPLRLPAFKHRYFLEGAVISAVDLVKGLGRAAGMRVVDVPGATGLLDTNYQGKLHAAKTFLETGDFVFVHLEAPDECGHMGSIRDKVEAISRFDQQIVWPLLEHLRGEDVIIITCCDHLTPIKIRTHARDPVPFLVYDSRQQASGPETFSEKEARSTGIFLEHGHDLLPFALNRKGDA; encoded by the coding sequence ATGACCAAGGTTTTGCTGCTGGTGGGCGACGGTATGGGGGACTGGCCCCTGGACGAGCTGGGTGGGAAAACTCCCCTGGAGGAAGCAGATACTCCGGGTATGGATTTTCTGGCCCCCATCTCCAGAGTGGGGCTCTGCCAGACAATCCCGGAAAATATGCCCCCTGGTTCGGACATAGCCAATATGACTCTTCTGGGTTATGAACCCGGGCGGTATCACACGGGCAGAGGTCCCATAGAGGCCGTGGCCATGGGCCTGGAGACTGCGGAGGACGACCTGGTCTGGCGCTGCAACCTGGTGAATGTAAGCGATTTTTCACAGTCCGGCACCATGCTGGATTATGCGGCAGGGCACATAGGCTCCCGGGAGGGAGCAGAACTTATGCACGGCCTGCAGAAAGAACTGGGGAGCTCCGAGTTTTCCTTCCATGCCGGAGTGCAGTACAGACATATCCTGGTGCAGAAAAAGGGTCTGCCGGGCAGGGCGGCCGGTCTGGACATAACCCCGCCGCACGACCTCCTGGATCAGAGCCTGGCCGGGGATTTGGAAAAATACCAGGGCTACCCGGCTCTTTGGGACCTGGTGCGCCGGGCGGCAGAAATTCTGCAGGAAGGGGGCAATGACACCAGTGCCCGGGCCATCTGGCCATGGGGGCAGGGCGGGCCTCTAAGGCTTCCTGCATTCAAGCACAGGTATTTTCTGGAAGGTGCGGTCATATCCGCAGTGGACCTGGTCAAGGGACTGGGCCGGGCAGCCGGCATGAGAGTGGTGGACGTACCCGGGGCCACCGGACTTCTGGATACCAACTATCAGGGCAAGCTCCATGCCGCCAAAACCTTTCTGGAAACAGGAGATTTCGTCTTTGTCCACCTGGAGGCTCCTGATGAATGCGGACACATGGGAAGTATCCGGGACAAGGTGGAGGCCATTTCGCGTTTTGACCAGCAGATAGTATGGCCTCTGCTGGAGCATTTAAGGGGCGAGGACGTGATAATAATCACCTGCTGCGATCACCTGACTCCCATCAAGATCCGCACCCATGCCCGGGATCCTGTGCCTTTCCTGGTCTACGACAGCCGGCAGCAGGCCTCCGGGCCGGAAACATTCAGCGAGAAAGAAGCACGCAGCACCGGGATTTTTCTGGAGCATGGCCACGATCTGCTGCCTTTCGCCCTGAACAGAAAAGGTGATGCGTGA
- a CDS encoding cytochrome ubiquinol oxidase subunit I, which yields MNYPVWELFTFSGGFWIATIAIVHVFVAHFAIGGGLFLVLTEMKGYRENNPGILEYTKKHAKFFMLLTLVFGAVTGVGIWFAISLVSPGATSMLIHTFVYFWAIEWVFFMAEIIAIFVYYYTFGSMERRKHLLMGWLYFIFAWLSLFVINGIIAFMLSPGQWLETGNVWHAFFNPTFWPALFFRTFIALMLAGLYGFVTASWIRDADLREQMIRYCAKWLLAPFVFMLISGYWYLQSVPEGAQAMILGRSPEIVPFFQAFIWLSVVIVIGGLIISIRMPGSIKRPITIIFLMIGLLYMGSFEWIREAGRRPHVIYEHMYSSSIPVEMEQEINEKGMLKMARWTEHDQVTSENKLEAGRDLYNIQCSACHSRGGFMNDIIPVTEKFGQFGMDSMLDGMGHVYDYMPRFMGTREERQALAAFIVQEIQGKEPEKPRTVDVPEFDFDIPPFDPDEDEYVLMAWNTLGLKCITDCDDYWSMLPPGNTIFAQLVRRDFMPEIVTQGVELTFRPEEGFENPANHVSYWDNSQSLAGRELPENISAKGLGMQGEMTLNEDLWTFVADGIPVVPYSDDGSINPYPFFYIEARDKDSGELLAETKVVAPVSAEMGCNNCHGGDWRVDGKMGIAAETASDVLKNHDRRHDTSLMPRAEAGEPVLCQSCHADPLLNAPGDPDILNLPAALHGFHVHYLSDREGAEACNACHPSDPDLYTDCKRGVHATRVDLDCTSCHGTLEDHALTLLKGEYEAGKTKQASRHMSLIEPRLVDSTEEINPRIPWEQQPDCLTCHQDFQQPESDQVSAFNVWNEEVDELYRMRTDYMGLMCQSCHGATHAEYPAENKFGQDRDNVQPLQYQGEPYAIGANNNCSVCHTMEMDYEAHHPNMLSGTRNR from the coding sequence ATGAATTATCCGGTGTGGGAACTGTTTACCTTCAGCGGAGGGTTCTGGATTGCAACTATCGCCATTGTGCACGTGTTTGTGGCCCATTTCGCCATCGGCGGCGGGCTGTTTCTGGTTCTCACGGAAATGAAGGGTTACCGGGAAAACAATCCCGGCATCCTGGAATATACCAAGAAGCACGCCAAGTTTTTCATGCTCTTGACCCTGGTCTTCGGAGCGGTAACCGGTGTAGGCATCTGGTTCGCCATTTCTCTGGTAAGCCCGGGGGCCACGTCCATGCTCATACATACCTTTGTCTATTTCTGGGCCATTGAATGGGTCTTTTTCATGGCCGAGATTATCGCCATATTCGTCTACTATTATACATTCGGCTCCATGGAGCGCAGAAAACACCTGCTCATGGGCTGGCTGTACTTTATATTCGCCTGGCTGTCTCTTTTTGTTATAAACGGGATTATTGCCTTCATGCTTTCTCCGGGGCAGTGGCTGGAAACAGGTAATGTCTGGCACGCATTCTTCAATCCCACTTTCTGGCCGGCCCTGTTCTTCAGGACATTTATTGCGCTTATGCTGGCCGGTCTTTACGGTTTTGTCACCGCATCCTGGATCAGGGATGCGGACCTGCGCGAGCAGATGATCCGCTACTGCGCCAAATGGCTGCTGGCACCCTTTGTATTCATGCTCATCAGCGGCTACTGGTACCTGCAGTCTGTTCCCGAGGGGGCACAGGCCATGATCCTGGGCCGCTCCCCGGAGATTGTGCCTTTTTTCCAGGCCTTTATCTGGCTCTCGGTGGTTATCGTCATCGGCGGGCTGATTATCTCCATCCGCATGCCAGGCAGCATCAAGAGGCCGATAACTATCATATTTCTCATGATCGGCCTTCTGTATATGGGCAGCTTCGAGTGGATCCGCGAGGCCGGAAGACGCCCCCACGTCATTTATGAGCACATGTATTCCAGTTCCATCCCGGTGGAAATGGAGCAGGAAATAAACGAAAAGGGCATGCTCAAGATGGCCAGGTGGACCGAGCATGACCAGGTCACAAGCGAGAACAAGTTAGAAGCCGGGCGCGATCTGTACAATATCCAGTGCTCAGCCTGTCATTCCCGGGGCGGGTTCATGAACGATATCATCCCGGTGACTGAGAAATTCGGCCAGTTCGGCATGGACTCCATGCTGGACGGCATGGGCCATGTATATGACTATATGCCCAGATTCATGGGTACCCGGGAGGAGCGCCAGGCCCTGGCGGCCTTCATTGTCCAGGAGATCCAGGGAAAAGAGCCGGAAAAGCCAAGAACCGTGGATGTCCCCGAGTTTGACTTTGACATCCCGCCTTTTGATCCCGATGAGGACGAATACGTCCTCATGGCCTGGAATACCCTGGGGCTTAAATGTATTACCGACTGCGACGACTACTGGTCCATGCTGCCCCCGGGCAACACCATCTTCGCCCAGCTGGTGCGCCGGGATTTTATGCCCGAGATTGTCACTCAAGGGGTGGAGCTTACTTTCCGTCCGGAGGAGGGCTTTGAGAACCCGGCAAACCACGTGAGCTACTGGGACAACTCTCAGTCTCTGGCCGGCAGGGAACTGCCCGAGAATATAAGCGCCAAGGGCCTGGGCATGCAGGGGGAGATGACCCTCAACGAGGATCTGTGGACCTTTGTGGCTGACGGCATACCAGTGGTGCCATACAGCGACGACGGGAGCATAAACCCGTATCCATTCTTTTACATAGAGGCCAGGGACAAGGACAGCGGGGAGCTGCTGGCCGAGACCAAGGTGGTGGCTCCGGTATCCGCGGAAATGGGCTGCAACAACTGTCATGGCGGAGATTGGAGAGTAGACGGCAAAATGGGCATTGCCGCAGAGACCGCCTCGGACGTATTAAAAAACCACGACAGAAGACATGATACCAGTCTCATGCCCAGGGCTGAAGCCGGAGAACCGGTACTCTGCCAGAGCTGTCACGCTGATCCGCTTTTAAACGCACCCGGGGATCCGGATATTTTAAACCTGCCCGCGGCCCTGCATGGATTTCACGTTCATTACCTCTCGGACCGGGAAGGGGCGGAGGCCTGCAATGCATGCCATCCAAGCGACCCGGATCTCTACACGGACTGCAAACGCGGGGTGCACGCCACCAGGGTGGATCTGGACTGCACCTCCTGTCACGGTACCCTGGAGGATCATGCCCTGACCCTTTTAAAAGGCGAGTACGAAGCCGGCAAGACCAAGCAAGCCTCGCGGCATATGAGCCTTATTGAGCCAAGGCTGGTGGATTCCACCGAAGAGATAAACCCCAGGATCCCCTGGGAGCAGCAGCCGGACTGCCTGACCTGTCACCAGGATTTTCAGCAGCCTGAAAGTGACCAGGTATCGGCCTTTAATGTCTGGAACGAGGAGGTTGACGAGCTGTACCGCATGCGCACGGATTATATGGGGCTTATGTGCCAGTCCTGCCACGGGGCCACCCATGCTGAATATCCGGCTGAAAACAAGTTCGGCCAGGACAGGGACAATGTGCAGCCGCTGCAGTATCAGGGCGAACCCTACGCCATCGGAGCCAATAACAACTGTTCGGTGTGCCATACCATGGAGATGGACTACGAAGCCCACCATCCCAATATGCTGTCCGGGACCAGGAATCGGTAG
- a CDS encoding peroxiredoxin-like family protein, translated as MTGSRDLTGKPALDFTLKDSQGRQHSMQEYLGSWVLLVFHRHLAULACQKHLQQLQEKEQFLDDLGVKTAVVTFEAGFMARAYVEDTGLKWPLLVDEDRALYHGYGMLSAGIRELIGPATLWLYLKEALRGRLPRKSTGDVSQRGGDVLIDPGGTVRLHYIGKTPADRPGVESILKIVQESQL; from the coding sequence ATGACAGGTTCCAGGGATCTAACTGGAAAGCCGGCTCTGGATTTTACTCTTAAAGACAGCCAGGGCCGGCAGCACAGTATGCAGGAATATCTGGGGAGCTGGGTGCTTCTGGTGTTTCATCGCCACCTGGCCTGACTGGCCTGCCAGAAGCATCTCCAGCAGTTGCAGGAGAAGGAACAGTTCCTTGATGATCTCGGGGTCAAGACAGCGGTGGTCACCTTTGAAGCCGGGTTTATGGCCAGGGCCTATGTGGAGGACACAGGCCTCAAGTGGCCGCTTCTTGTGGACGAGGACCGTGCCCTTTACCATGGTTATGGAATGCTCAGTGCCGGTATCCGCGAGCTCATAGGGCCGGCAACCCTGTGGCTTTACCTCAAGGAGGCCCTGCGGGGCAGATTGCCCAGAAAGTCCACCGGGGACGTATCCCAGCGGGGCGGAGACGTACTCATTGATCCCGGCGGAACCGTCCGCCTGCATTACATCGGCAAAACACCCGCAGACAGACCTGGTGTTGAATCCATCCTGAAGATTGTGCAGGAGTCCCAGCTGTAA